Proteins co-encoded in one bacterium genomic window:
- a CDS encoding D-2-hydroxyacid dehydrogenase, with translation MSAQVTSGPGDRTAGSDGRSRPVAVVLYGTNRPAGLEPVAERADLRYAVSTEELRAALDGAQVLFVADFRSGMLRDAWSHARSLRWIHHGGAGVDPLLFPELVHSDVVLTNSGGVFDRAIAEYVLGLVLAFAKDMPRTFDLQRRHEWLHRETERIDGKTAIVVGAGSIGREIGRLLRAAGMRVIGVARRARPAAARESSAGGPDAAFERVGAIDELHAILPGADYVVLSLPLTSETRGLFGAAALARMKPAARVINVGRGAVVDEAALVEALRSRRIAGAAPDVFATEPLPPDHPLWELPGVIVSPHMSGDFQGWAAVISGLFVENFRRWHEGRPLLNVVDKARGYVPTG, from the coding sequence GTGAGCGCGCAGGTGACGTCCGGACCCGGCGACCGCACCGCCGGGTCCGACGGCCGCTCGCGCCCGGTCGCGGTCGTCCTCTACGGTACGAACCGGCCCGCCGGCCTCGAACCGGTGGCGGAGCGTGCCGATCTCCGGTACGCCGTCTCGACCGAAGAGCTGCGCGCGGCGCTCGATGGCGCGCAGGTCCTGTTCGTGGCCGACTTCCGTTCCGGAATGCTGCGCGACGCCTGGTCGCACGCACGCAGCCTCCGCTGGATCCACCACGGCGGCGCCGGCGTCGATCCGCTGCTCTTTCCCGAGCTCGTCCACAGCGACGTCGTCCTCACGAACTCCGGCGGCGTCTTCGACCGCGCCATCGCCGAGTACGTACTCGGGCTCGTGCTGGCGTTCGCGAAGGATATGCCGCGCACGTTCGACCTGCAGCGCAGGCACGAGTGGCTGCACCGGGAGACCGAGCGCATCGACGGCAAAACCGCGATCGTCGTCGGGGCCGGCAGCATCGGCCGCGAGATCGGAAGACTCCTCCGCGCCGCCGGGATGCGCGTGATCGGCGTCGCCCGCCGCGCCCGGCCGGCCGCGGCGCGGGAATCCTCGGCCGGCGGTCCCGACGCCGCCTTCGAGCGCGTCGGGGCGATCGACGAGCTTCACGCGATCCTGCCCGGAGCCGATTACGTCGTGCTCTCCCTTCCGCTCACCTCCGAGACCCGCGGCCTCTTCGGCGCGGCCGCGCTCGCGCGGATGAAGCCCGCGGCGCGCGTCATCAACGTCGGGCGGGGGGCGGTGGTGGACGAGGCCGCGCTGGTGGAGGCGCTCCGGTCTCGGCGGATCGCCGGCGCGGCCCCGGACGTCTTTGCGACCGAACCTCTGCCGCCCGATCATCCCCTCTGGGAGCTACCGGGCGTCATCGTCTCCCCGCACATGTCGGGCGACTTTCAGGGATGGGCCGCCGTCATCTCCGGACTCTTCGTCGAAAATTTCAGGCGGTGGCACGAGGGCAGGCCGCTGCTCAACGTGGTGGACAAAGCGCGGGGATACGTCCCGACGGGATAG
- a CDS encoding peptide ABC transporter substrate-binding protein, which produces MSRWVAAGVLIVLAVFGPGYGPAVGAATVNSVGVALPADAAPPSKQVLTLIGREGTYLDWSKTVQKGQWMPGLMSDPLVMQDYNSDIKPLSASRWTVSQDGRTWTFTLRPGLRWSDGVPLTASDFVYTIRRMANPETGFDVAWYFSALKNFKEANEGKAKLEDIGAVAVNATTLQLTTAEPTPYLLMLLSDLYVVPEHVVSKAGDPWSQAPDTAVSSGPFKLASWERDKQLVFVANPQYAGVRKPYLERIVYKIGQDQSFFPAYLANEVDAIPWIYEGPLGPSDLARIQSDPRLKREAHVWPYFQTWWVAFGGGQTAFKDPRVRKAFAMAIDRDAIIKSVLRGMAVPAYGMLPPGFHCAQPARLKDAQPYDPAAAKRLLAEAGFPDGRGFPKYDLDLRAASPTIQAAGEAIQAMLKQNLGVDIGVQNVERKLFMDRLNKYDLPLVLIPWEYDYADASNFMNIYKSGGRHPWSNADYDKAVMQGNSTMGDAQRCAMYRRAEDVLVRDPAAVFLWHPTVTQLWKPWVKGSIDKTNKYGFVSWSRPSKADMPPFIYIGNGKP; this is translated from the coding sequence TTGAGCCGGTGGGTGGCAGCCGGCGTTCTCATCGTCCTCGCGGTCTTCGGCCCGGGGTACGGTCCGGCCGTCGGCGCCGCCACCGTGAACTCGGTGGGCGTGGCGCTTCCGGCCGACGCCGCCCCGCCGTCCAAACAGGTGCTCACGCTGATCGGCCGCGAGGGGACGTACCTCGACTGGAGCAAGACCGTCCAGAAAGGCCAGTGGATGCCGGGCCTGATGAGCGATCCGCTGGTGATGCAGGACTATAACTCGGACATCAAGCCGCTCTCGGCGTCCCGCTGGACCGTTTCGCAGGACGGCCGGACGTGGACGTTCACGCTGCGGCCGGGGCTGCGCTGGTCGGACGGCGTGCCGCTGACCGCGTCCGACTTCGTCTACACGATCCGTCGCATGGCCAACCCGGAGACCGGCTTCGACGTGGCGTGGTATTTCTCGGCGCTCAAGAACTTCAAGGAAGCCAACGAGGGCAAGGCCAAGCTCGAAGACATCGGCGCGGTCGCGGTCAACGCGACCACGCTCCAGCTCACGACCGCCGAGCCGACGCCGTACCTGCTCATGCTCTTGAGCGATTTGTACGTCGTGCCCGAGCACGTGGTCTCCAAGGCCGGCGACCCCTGGTCGCAGGCGCCCGACACCGCGGTGTCTTCGGGCCCATTCAAGCTGGCGTCGTGGGAGCGGGATAAGCAGCTCGTGTTCGTGGCAAATCCTCAATACGCCGGCGTTCGCAAGCCATATCTCGAGCGGATCGTTTACAAGATCGGCCAGGACCAGTCGTTCTTCCCCGCGTACCTCGCGAACGAGGTCGACGCGATCCCCTGGATCTACGAGGGTCCGCTCGGCCCGTCGGACCTCGCGCGCATCCAGAGCGATCCGCGCCTCAAGCGCGAGGCGCACGTCTGGCCCTACTTCCAGACCTGGTGGGTCGCCTTCGGCGGCGGCCAGACGGCATTCAAGGATCCGCGGGTGCGGAAGGCGTTTGCAATGGCGATCGACCGTGACGCCATCATCAAATCGGTGCTCCGCGGCATGGCGGTGCCGGCCTACGGCATGTTGCCGCCGGGCTTTCACTGCGCGCAGCCCGCGAGGCTGAAGGACGCGCAGCCGTATGATCCGGCGGCGGCCAAACGGTTGCTCGCGGAGGCCGGGTTCCCGGACGGCCGCGGCTTCCCGAAATACGACCTTGACCTCCGCGCCGCGTCGCCGACGATCCAGGCGGCGGGCGAAGCCATCCAGGCAATGCTGAAGCAGAACCTCGGCGTCGACATCGGAGTGCAGAATGTGGAGCGGAAGCTGTTCATGGACCGGCTCAACAAGTACGACCTGCCGCTCGTGCTGATTCCGTGGGAGTACGACTACGCCGACGCCAGTAACTTCATGAACATCTACAAGAGCGGCGGGCGGCACCCGTGGTCGAACGCGGACTACGACAAGGCCGTCATGCAGGGCAACTCGACCATGGGCGACGCGCAGCGCTGCGCGATGTACCGGCGCGCCGAGGACGTTCTGGTGCGCGACCCCGCCGCGGTGTTCCTGTGGCATCCGACGGTCACGCAGCTGTGGAAGCCGTGGGTCAAGGGGAGCATCGACAAGACCAACAAGTACGGTTTCGTTTCGTGGTCACGCCCCTCAAAGGCGGACATGCCGCCCTTCATTTATATAGGGAACGGCAAACCCTAA
- a CDS encoding ABC transporter permease — translation MSASVPGLGTSPVIARGGRPGAPAPAGRRGRLRRLRRNRMAMGGAVVVAFLISLALAAPWITPGPYDRANFGEAYQFPSNAHWLGTDAIGRDFYTRIVYGARVSLAVGFTAQAIALAVGLPLGLAAGVLGGRTDFLIMRLVDTLTAFPQLLFALLIMVVLGPGLGNILLAISFHAWIPICRLTRAQCLREREREYVEAARAGGAGEVSVVTRHVLPNILAPIVVAVTLGIPQAIFTEAALSFLGLGVRAPTPSWGQMVGEGVTNIRYYWHLALFPSLTIAVTMAGFTLLGDGVRDVLDPRALKQ, via the coding sequence ATGAGCGCGTCCGTCCCGGGCCTCGGCACTTCCCCGGTGATCGCACGCGGCGGCCGCCCGGGCGCACCGGCGCCCGCCGGTCGCCGCGGCCGGCTGCGCCGGCTGCGTCGCAATCGGATGGCAATGGGCGGCGCCGTCGTCGTCGCCTTCCTGATCTCCCTCGCGCTCGCGGCGCCCTGGATCACGCCCGGCCCGTACGACCGCGCCAATTTCGGGGAAGCGTACCAATTCCCGTCCAACGCCCACTGGCTCGGAACAGACGCCATCGGCCGCGACTTCTACACCCGGATCGTCTACGGTGCTCGCGTGTCGCTGGCCGTGGGGTTCACGGCCCAGGCCATCGCGCTCGCGGTCGGCCTCCCGCTCGGGCTCGCGGCCGGCGTGCTCGGCGGCCGGACCGACTTTCTCATCATGCGCCTCGTCGATACGCTGACCGCGTTTCCGCAACTGCTGTTCGCGCTCCTCATCATGGTCGTGCTGGGCCCGGGCCTCGGCAACATTTTGCTGGCGATCAGCTTCCACGCGTGGATCCCAATCTGCCGCCTCACGCGCGCGCAGTGCCTGCGGGAGCGCGAGCGCGAGTACGTCGAGGCGGCGCGGGCCGGGGGCGCGGGCGAAGTGTCGGTCGTCACGCGCCACGTGCTGCCGAACATCCTCGCGCCGATCGTCGTCGCGGTGACGCTCGGCATCCCGCAGGCGATCTTCACCGAGGCCGCGCTCTCGTTTCTCGGCCTCGGCGTGCGCGCCCCGACGCCGTCGTGGGGGCAAATGGTCGGCGAAGGCGTCACCAACATCCGCTACTATTGGCATCTTGCGCTGTTTCCGTCGCTGACGATCGCGGTCACGATGGCGGGGTTCACGCTGCTCGGCGACGGGGTCCGCGATGTGTTGGACCCCCGCGCGTTGAAGCAGTAG
- a CDS encoding ABC transporter permease: MGRYLAVRTVAILGTLLIISLFVFIVMHTIPGGPFDEDKMPLPPASKANILRSYGLDRPLSEQYVRFVWNVAHLDFGVSYQSPGESVVHLLSRVWPVTMHLGGMALAIALAGGLSLGVAAALRQNTVVDYLTTGVAVFGLVVPHFVLGSLLILLFSTMLGWLPAGGWEAPRQWILPTLTYCLAPLGLVARYTRVSVLEVLGADHVRTARAKGLATRRVVLRHVLRNALVPLLTVIGPLFPDLLTGSIFVEGIYRVPGLGRYFVTSVYDRDYPMIMGLALLAALLVSLMYLVSDLLYLFADPRIRYA; this comes from the coding sequence ATGGGCCGCTATCTCGCCGTCCGCACTGTCGCCATCCTCGGCACGTTGCTCATCATCTCGCTTTTCGTCTTCATCGTCATGCACACGATCCCGGGCGGGCCGTTCGATGAGGACAAGATGCCGCTTCCGCCCGCGAGCAAGGCCAATATCCTGCGCAGCTACGGGCTCGACCGGCCGCTCTCGGAACAATATGTCCGGTTCGTGTGGAACGTCGCCCATCTCGACTTCGGCGTTTCGTATCAAAGCCCGGGCGAGTCCGTGGTGCACCTGCTGAGCCGCGTCTGGCCGGTGACGATGCACCTCGGCGGGATGGCGCTCGCGATCGCGCTTGCGGGCGGGCTGTCGCTGGGGGTCGCGGCCGCGCTCCGCCAGAACACCGTTGTGGACTACCTCACGACGGGTGTTGCGGTGTTCGGCCTCGTCGTGCCGCACTTCGTGCTGGGCAGCCTGTTGATTCTGCTCTTCAGTACGATGCTGGGATGGCTGCCGGCCGGCGGGTGGGAGGCCCCGCGCCAGTGGATCCTCCCGACCCTGACCTACTGCCTCGCACCTCTCGGGCTCGTCGCACGCTATACTCGCGTCAGCGTCCTCGAGGTCCTGGGCGCGGACCACGTCCGCACCGCCCGCGCGAAGGGCCTCGCGACGCGGCGCGTCGTCCTCAGGCACGTGCTGCGCAACGCCCTCGTCCCGCTCCTCACCGTTATCGGACCGCTGTTTCCGGATCTCCTCACCGGATCGATCTTCGTCGAGGGAATCTACCGCGTGCCGGGGCTCGGTCGCTACTTCGTCACGAGCGTCTACGACCGCGACTATCCGATGATCATGGGCCTCGCGCTGCTCGCCGCGTTGCTGGTCAGCCTCATGTATCTCGTCAGTGACCTGTTGTATCTCTTCGCCGACCCGCGCATCCGATATGCGTGA
- a CDS encoding amidohydrolase family protein → MTADLLIAGGSVFTRAPGDARPSFKALDVLVEGGRITALEPRGRLPVDAFAAARQVLDASGRLVLPGLVNAHSHSYGQVCRHAMNDDTLEPWLPRAIAYAGGMTPADGALAARLHAADALRNGVTVILDHARLAADHVEAAVEAYEQTGLRVALAPQIGDRTIADSLPILDPALHAMIAAADRWAPRAAADLLETMRSLVRRTRGGGFVRTLVGPSTAERCTPELLAGLSTLAKEHGLAIHTHLLESRVQRRGGDPLGVLESAGLLGPRTTLAHCVHLDAADRARIAGAGATVVHNPCSNLATGAGYFDLRAALDAKVRVAFGTDAFNCGGSQDWLASLRVGVTLRRPDEPSTRWVTPAEAWWTATEHAASALGFGGVAGRLEAGLGADFLVVNPAAAGCYAGPDWLDQLAYSGAGFAGSLERVYVGGRLLAEHGRPLHLDEAKLADEAAAAYARIERTTRDGQSVASALRAPLTALSELAAGLTRRIHLPE, encoded by the coding sequence ATGACCGCGGACCTGCTGATCGCCGGCGGATCCGTCTTCACCCGCGCCCCCGGCGACGCGCGTCCGTCGTTCAAGGCGCTGGACGTGCTCGTGGAGGGCGGACGCATCACCGCGCTCGAGCCTCGAGGCCGCCTCCCCGTAGACGCCTTCGCGGCCGCCCGGCAGGTGCTCGACGCCTCCGGCCGTCTCGTGCTGCCCGGACTCGTGAACGCCCACTCGCACTCGTACGGGCAGGTCTGCCGCCACGCGATGAACGACGACACGCTGGAGCCGTGGCTTCCCCGCGCGATCGCGTACGCGGGCGGCATGACCCCGGCCGACGGCGCGCTCGCGGCCCGCCTGCATGCGGCGGACGCGCTGCGGAACGGGGTCACGGTGATCCTCGACCACGCCCGCCTTGCGGCGGACCACGTCGAGGCCGCGGTCGAGGCGTACGAGCAGACAGGGCTGCGCGTGGCGCTTGCCCCGCAGATCGGCGACCGGACGATCGCGGACTCGCTTCCGATTCTCGACCCGGCGCTTCACGCGATGATCGCCGCCGCCGATCGCTGGGCGCCGCGTGCCGCCGCGGACCTGCTCGAGACGATGCGGTCGCTCGTTCGCCGGACGCGGGGCGGCGGATTCGTGCGGACGCTCGTGGGGCCGTCGACCGCCGAGCGTTGCACACCCGAGCTGCTCGCCGGCCTCTCGACGCTGGCCAAGGAGCACGGGCTGGCGATCCACACCCATCTTCTCGAGTCCCGGGTGCAGCGGCGCGGCGGAGATCCGCTTGGGGTTCTCGAATCGGCGGGCCTGCTCGGGCCCCGCACCACGCTCGCGCACTGTGTGCATCTCGACGCCGCCGACCGCGCGCGCATCGCCGGGGCGGGGGCGACGGTCGTGCACAATCCGTGCAGCAACCTCGCCACCGGGGCCGGGTACTTCGACCTGCGCGCGGCGCTCGACGCAAAGGTCCGCGTCGCCTTCGGCACGGACGCGTTCAACTGCGGCGGGTCTCAGGACTGGCTTGCGTCGCTGCGCGTCGGCGTGACGCTGCGCCGGCCCGACGAGCCGTCCACGCGGTGGGTCACCCCGGCGGAGGCCTGGTGGACCGCGACCGAACACGCGGCGTCCGCCCTGGGGTTCGGCGGCGTCGCGGGCCGGCTCGAAGCCGGCCTGGGGGCGGACTTCCTCGTGGTCAATCCCGCCGCCGCGGGCTGCTACGCCGGGCCGGACTGGCTTGATCAGCTCGCCTACTCGGGCGCGGGCTTTGCCGGCAGCCTGGAGCGGGTCTACGTCGGCGGCCGGCTCCTCGCCGAGCACGGGCGGCCGCTGCATTTAGATGAAGCCAAGCTGGCCGATGAAGCCGCGGCCGCCTACGCACGGATCGAACGCACCACCCGCGACGGCCAGTCCGTGGCCTCGGCACTGCGGGCCCCGCTCACAGCTTTGAGCGAACTCGCGGCCGGCCTGACCCGCCGCATCCACCTTCCAGAGTAG
- a CDS encoding LLM class flavin-dependent oxidoreductase, whose protein sequence is MARRQVEFGISLPNRAVLFGLDPRVLFETADQAEASGVFDSVWVGDNFTSKPRLEAIVTLSAIAGRTRRLKLGTICLASFPLRHPLVFALQWASLDLASGGRTILAVCAGGSDKMGPQFAAELAAMGVASKERIGRLEEGIALLRAFWSGPVTHHGKYYRFDRVDLLPRPERRIPIVLAVNPTSPDPAVTERAMRRVARLSDGWQTDGTPPADFRARWRQVQDYAAEYGRAHEVTHNSLHLMVNINDDEAKAKREAVEFLDHYYGTGRISPQKLDSWLAFGSPAAVVDKVMAFVEAGCNTVVMRFTSPDQRGQLERCVTDVMPKLKGAVAVS, encoded by the coding sequence ATGGCGCGCCGGCAAGTTGAGTTCGGAATCAGCCTGCCCAACCGGGCCGTCCTCTTCGGCCTCGACCCGCGGGTGCTCTTCGAAACCGCGGATCAGGCCGAAGCCTCCGGCGTCTTCGACTCCGTGTGGGTCGGGGACAACTTCACCTCGAAGCCGCGCCTCGAGGCGATCGTCACGCTGTCGGCGATCGCGGGACGCACGCGCCGCCTGAAGCTCGGTACGATCTGCCTCGCGAGTTTTCCGCTGCGGCATCCGCTCGTGTTCGCGCTGCAGTGGGCCAGCCTCGATCTCGCGTCGGGCGGCCGAACGATCCTCGCGGTCTGCGCCGGGGGGAGCGATAAGATGGGGCCGCAGTTCGCCGCGGAACTGGCGGCGATGGGCGTTGCGTCCAAGGAGCGGATCGGCCGCCTCGAGGAGGGCATCGCGCTGCTGCGCGCGTTTTGGTCGGGCCCGGTGACCCACCACGGGAAGTACTATCGCTTCGACCGCGTCGATCTGCTGCCGCGGCCCGAACGCCGGATTCCGATCGTGCTGGCGGTCAACCCCACGAGCCCCGATCCCGCCGTGACGGAGCGCGCGATGCGGCGCGTCGCGCGGCTGTCCGACGGGTGGCAGACGGACGGCACGCCGCCCGCGGACTTCCGCGCGCGCTGGCGCCAGGTCCAGGACTACGCGGCGGAATACGGGCGCGCGCACGAGGTCACGCACAACAGCCTGCACCTGATGGTCAACATCAACGACGATGAGGCCAAGGCGAAGCGCGAAGCGGTCGAGTTCCTGGACCACTATTACGGGACCGGAAGGATCAGCCCGCAGAAGCTGGACTCCTGGTTGGCCTTCGGCTCTCCCGCGGCGGTTGTCGACAAGGTGATGGCGTTCGTCGAGGCCGGCTGCAACACCGTCGTGATGCGGTTCACCTCGCCGGACCAGCGCGGACAACTCGAGCGCTGCGTCACCGACGTCATGCCGAAACTCAAAGGCGCGGTCGCGGTCTCTTGA